One region of Blattabacterium cuenoti genomic DNA includes:
- a CDS encoding LemA family protein, protein MKKKFFIAISFILILIFITVLWIANTYNQLVKLNESIKTQWGQVENVYQRRVDLIPNLVNTVKGSANFEKNTLNQIIEARGKATSISINRNDLNQDQINKFQQIQNHLNNSVSRLLLIVENYPNLKSTQNFYELQNQLEGTENRINVERNRFNDKVNSFNTYRNQFPKIIIANFFYQFQEKGYFQSQIGSKKSPIIDFSS, encoded by the coding sequence ATGAAAAAAAAATTTTTTATAGCTATTTCTTTCATTTTGATTTTAATATTTATAACTGTATTATGGATAGCTAACACATACAATCAACTAGTTAAACTCAACGAAAGTATTAAAACACAATGGGGTCAAGTAGAAAATGTTTATCAGCGTAGAGTAGACTTAATTCCAAATTTGGTAAATACAGTCAAAGGATCTGCTAATTTTGAAAAAAATACACTGAATCAAATCATAGAAGCAAGAGGTAAAGCTACTTCTATTTCTATAAATAGAAACGATTTAAATCAAGATCAAATAAATAAATTTCAACAAATACAAAATCACTTAAATAATTCTGTCAGTAGATTGCTATTGATTGTGGAAAATTATCCTAATCTTAAGTCAACGCAAAATTTTTATGAATTACAAAATCAATTAGAAGGAACAGAAAACCGAATCAATGTAGAAAGAAATCGTTTCAATGATAAAGTAAACAGTTTCAACACTTATAGAAACCAATTTCCAAAAATTATAATTGCAAACTTTTTTTATCAATTTCAAGAAAAGGGATATTTTCAATCTCAAATAGGATCCAAAAAGTCTCCAATTATAGATTTTTCGAGTTAA
- a CDS encoding alpha-ketoacid dehydrogenase subunit alpha/beta, protein MNYNNKKYGDDEDFFFDFDSFKKIVLNDYKLARISRETSILGRKEVLNGRAKFGIFGDGKEIPQLAMAKVFKNGDYRSGYYRDQTFMMAIGVLTVKSFFSQLYAHSDVKAEPVSSGRMMNAHFGTRFLNEDGNWKNLIKQKNSSADISSTAAQMPRLLGLAQASKIYKELKNLKETHKMFSHNGNEVAFGTIGNASISEGLFWETLNAASVLQIPIILSIWDDEYGISVPNKYQFSKRNISDLLSGFHRNKKEKGIEIIRVNGSNYIDLTKTYVKADQIARNEHVPVIIHVTNLTQPQGHSTSSSHERYKSKERLEWEINNDGIKKFRDWILNFKFRINQKDYREIANTVFLDKIDIEAREYVENEKEKAWEAFQKPILKIKNEAVSFLCKMQDTYTEKKWVNKYVQKYIKELHNTNKSYPTKKSIFRIARKALYLLSEVKSDTKDCLIEWIKKKYHEEQENYSSHLYSVSEKASVKKKEVFPVYKTNFEVVDGRIVLRENFDKLLELHPDLLIFGEDVGKIGDVNQGLEGLQKKYGKIRVFDTGIREATIIGQGIGLAMRGLRPIVEIQYIDYILYALQIISDDLASLQYRTKGGQKAPVIIRTRGHRLEGIWHSGSPMGGIINYLRGVLVLVPRNMVKAAGFYNTLLSGDDPALVVECLNGYRIKEKLPNNLGLFRTPIGIVERTRKGKDITMVTYGSTWRIVNEAAEELCKINIEPEIIDIQSLIPFDLQKNIVKSLQKTNRLLIIDEDVPGGASAYILQKILEEQNGYYYLDSPPVTITAQEHRPPYGSDGDYFSKPSVENIVEKVLEIMNDS, encoded by the coding sequence ATGAATTATAATAATAAAAAATATGGAGATGATGAGGATTTCTTTTTTGATTTTGATTCATTTAAAAAAATAGTTTTAAATGATTACAAATTAGCACGAATTAGTCGTGAAACTAGCATTTTAGGTCGTAAAGAAGTTCTAAATGGAAGAGCGAAATTTGGAATATTTGGAGATGGAAAAGAAATTCCTCAATTAGCCATGGCAAAAGTTTTTAAAAATGGAGATTATAGATCTGGATATTATCGGGATCAAACATTTATGATGGCTATTGGAGTTTTAACTGTAAAAAGTTTTTTCTCGCAATTATATGCTCATTCAGATGTAAAAGCAGAGCCAGTTTCGTCTGGTAGAATGATGAACGCTCATTTTGGAACACGTTTTTTGAATGAGGATGGAAATTGGAAAAATCTTATTAAACAAAAAAATTCTAGTGCAGATATTTCTTCTACTGCGGCTCAAATGCCTAGATTATTAGGATTAGCTCAGGCTTCTAAAATTTATAAAGAACTAAAAAATTTAAAAGAAACACATAAGATGTTTTCTCATAATGGAAATGAAGTCGCATTCGGAACTATTGGAAACGCTAGTATTTCTGAAGGATTATTTTGGGAAACATTAAATGCTGCTTCAGTATTACAAATTCCGATTATACTTTCTATTTGGGATGATGAGTATGGAATATCTGTTCCGAATAAGTACCAATTTTCAAAACGAAATATTAGCGATCTTTTATCTGGTTTTCATAGAAATAAAAAAGAAAAAGGAATAGAAATTATTCGTGTCAATGGATCTAATTACATAGATCTTACAAAAACATATGTTAAAGCAGATCAAATAGCTCGTAATGAACATGTTCCCGTAATCATCCATGTTACAAATTTAACTCAACCTCAAGGACATTCTACTTCTTCTTCACATGAAAGATATAAATCAAAAGAACGTTTAGAATGGGAAATTAATAATGACGGAATCAAAAAATTTAGAGATTGGATTTTGAATTTTAAATTCAGAATTAATCAAAAAGATTATCGTGAAATAGCGAATACTGTCTTTTTGGATAAAATAGATATAGAAGCCAGAGAATATGTCGAAAATGAAAAAGAAAAAGCTTGGGAAGCATTTCAAAAACCTATCCTTAAAATTAAGAATGAAGCTGTAAGTTTTTTGTGTAAAATGCAAGATACTTATACAGAAAAAAAATGGGTAAACAAATATGTTCAAAAATATATTAAAGAATTACACAATACAAATAAAAGTTATCCTACAAAAAAATCAATATTTCGCATTGCTAGAAAAGCATTATATCTTTTATCAGAAGTTAAGTCTGATACAAAAGATTGTCTGATAGAATGGATTAAAAAAAAATATCACGAAGAACAAGAAAATTACTCTTCACATTTATATAGTGTTTCTGAAAAAGCTTCTGTCAAAAAAAAAGAAGTTTTTCCTGTATACAAGACTAACTTTGAGGTAGTAGATGGAAGAATTGTATTAAGAGAAAATTTTGATAAATTGTTGGAATTACATCCTGATCTTTTAATTTTTGGAGAAGATGTCGGAAAAATAGGAGATGTAAATCAAGGATTAGAAGGTTTGCAAAAAAAATATGGAAAAATTCGTGTTTTCGATACAGGAATACGTGAGGCCACTATTATTGGTCAAGGAATTGGTCTTGCAATGCGAGGGCTTCGTCCTATAGTTGAAATTCAATACATAGACTATATTTTATACGCTTTACAAATTATAAGTGATGACCTTGCTTCTTTGCAATACAGAACGAAAGGAGGACAAAAAGCCCCTGTTATTATTAGAACTCGAGGACATCGTTTAGAAGGTATATGGCATTCTGGTTCTCCAATGGGTGGAATTATCAATTATTTAAGAGGAGTTTTAGTGCTTGTTCCAAGAAATATGGTAAAAGCGGCTGGATTTTATAATACTTTATTATCTGGAGATGATCCTGCTTTGGTTGTTGAATGTCTTAATGGATATAGAATAAAAGAAAAATTACCAAATAATTTGGGTTTGTTCAGAACTCCTATTGGAATAGTAGAAAGAACAAGAAAAGGAAAAGATATTACTATGGTTACTTATGGATCTACATGGAGAATTGTTAATGAAGCAGCAGAAGAGTTGTGTAAGATTAATATAGAACCTGAAATAATTGATATTCAATCTCTTATACCTTTTGATTTACAAAAAAATATTGTGAAAAGTTTACAAAAAACCAATAGATTATTGATAATAGATGAAGATGTTCCAGGAGGAGCGTCTGCTTATATTTTACAGAAAATATTAGAGGAACAAAATGGATATTATTATTTAGACAGTCCACCTGTTACAATAACAGCTCAAGAACATCGTCCTCCTTATGGATCTGATGGAGATTATTTTTCAAAACCTTCTGTTGAAAATATTGTAGAAAAAGTATTAGAAATAATGAATGATAGTTAG
- a CDS encoding branched-chain amino acid aminotransferase has translation MKVEIEKTLHSRIGKMDFNNIFFGNQYSDHMFCSEFKNGKWKNSIIKPFGNIMLSPMSLVFHYGQAVFEGMKAYKDKNEEVFLFRPEENFKRINRSAARLEMPMIPENVFMNGLKKLIDIDRDWIPKNYGQSLYIRPFIIATNGVLSAKPSKDYMFMIISTPADAYYKHSLKIKIEEKYSRSASGGVGFTKAAGNYASSFYPTRLANEEGFDQILWTDSSTHTMIEESGTMNVFFYLKNKLITPKANENILSGITCKSILSLAKKEGFFVEERNLSVSEIIEGFKTGELKEAFGCGTAAVINHFKTISYKGNDFFLPEITEKKRISYSLKKKLLDIQHNRSEDPFGWRVQLKRYL, from the coding sequence ATGAAAGTAGAAATAGAAAAAACCTTACATTCTAGGATTGGGAAAATGGATTTTAACAATATTTTCTTTGGAAATCAATATTCAGATCATATGTTTTGTTCTGAATTCAAGAATGGAAAATGGAAAAATTCTATCATTAAGCCTTTTGGAAATATAATGTTATCCCCTATGTCTCTCGTTTTTCATTATGGACAAGCTGTTTTTGAAGGTATGAAAGCTTATAAAGATAAAAATGAAGAAGTTTTTTTATTTCGTCCAGAAGAAAACTTTAAGAGAATAAATAGATCTGCTGCTCGTTTGGAAATGCCGATGATTCCAGAAAATGTTTTTATGAATGGATTAAAAAAATTAATAGATATAGACAGGGATTGGATCCCAAAAAATTATGGACAATCTTTATATATTCGCCCTTTTATAATTGCAACTAATGGAGTTTTGTCAGCTAAACCTTCTAAAGATTACATGTTTATGATTATATCTACTCCTGCAGATGCCTATTATAAACATTCTTTAAAAATTAAAATAGAAGAAAAATATAGTCGTTCCGCATCAGGAGGAGTTGGTTTTACTAAAGCTGCTGGGAATTATGCTTCTTCTTTTTACCCTACTAGACTAGCTAACGAAGAAGGATTTGATCAAATCTTATGGACAGATTCTTCTACTCATACAATGATAGAAGAATCCGGTACGATGAATGTTTTTTTTTACTTAAAAAATAAACTTATAACGCCAAAAGCGAATGAAAACATATTAAGTGGAATTACCTGTAAAAGTATTCTTTCTTTAGCTAAAAAAGAAGGTTTCTTCGTAGAAGAACGAAATTTAAGTGTTTCAGAAATCATAGAAGGGTTTAAAACTGGTGAATTGAAAGAAGCTTTTGGTTGTGGAACCGCAGCTGTTATAAATCATTTTAAAACAATTAGTTATAAAGGTAATGATTTTTTTTTACCGGAAATTACAGAAAAAAAAAGAATATCTTATTCTTTAAAGAAGAAATTATTAGATATACAACATAATCGATCAGAAGATCCTTTTGGATGGAGAGTTCAATTAAAAAGATATTTGTAA
- the ndk gene encoding nucleoside-diphosphate kinase: MFGKITLSIIKPDAVKKGYIVPILSKIVHSGFHIIALKMTELSKTSAKKFYAEHKNKLFFESLIKFMSSGPIVSVILQKENAVKDFRILIGNTNPIHAKEGTIRNLYASSLEKNAIHGSDNNQNAFEESLFHFSNREIFFK, translated from the coding sequence ATGTTTGGAAAAATCACTCTTTCTATTATAAAGCCGGATGCGGTGAAAAAAGGATATATTGTCCCTATTTTATCTAAAATAGTTCATTCTGGTTTTCACATTATAGCGTTAAAAATGACCGAACTTTCCAAAACATCAGCTAAAAAATTTTATGCAGAACATAAAAATAAGTTATTTTTCGAATCTTTAATAAAATTTATGTCTTCTGGTCCAATTGTTTCTGTAATCTTACAAAAAGAAAATGCTGTAAAAGATTTTAGAATTTTGATAGGAAATACTAATCCAATACATGCAAAAGAAGGAACTATACGAAATTTATATGCCTCATCTTTAGAAAAAAACGCTATACATGGATCTGATAATAATCAAAACGCTTTTGAAGAAAGTTTGTTTCATTTTTCTAATAGAGAAATTTTTTTTAAATAA
- the argS gene encoding arginine--tRNA ligase produces the protein MNDHFQSIEKIVKESILILYKIESCPKLDFQYTKKEYPGDITLILFPLSKKFKKPVEKIGKDIGDYVQNQLKGLIQFSIIRGFLNFIFKNDYYIHILKEMLNTNFFELKYPSKKIMIEYSSPNTNKPLHLGHIRNSLIGASIAEILKTVGHEIIKIQIINDRGIHICKSMIAWKMFGKGETPDSVKIKGDHFVGKYYSLFNKIYHKEIQELSNRKSTQSSILNQARELLKKWELGDPVIRNTWKKMNQWVYNGFEKTYKKLGITFDQTEYESNIYEIGKKIVKKGLKEGVFFQKKDGSIWIDLIKEGFDQKLLLRSDQTSVYITQDIGTAIERFKKYNVDQIIYIVGKEQDYHFQVLFNVLKRLGYIWVNKLSHLSYEMVYLPSGRMKSREGNIIDADSIILEMSSIAKKNFLKKYPKEKKEEQEKYAEIIGLGALKYYFLKIDPRKKIIFHPEKSIDFKGKTGTYIQYTYSRIRSLERNFFNFRLLLNYYWSNIKFDVHEKNMIKILQKYPLILKKSAIYLNPSLIANYIYEVSKTFNHLYQNKKLIDPLNVIHSNICMNIIHITGNILKSGMNLLGIKMLDRM, from the coding sequence ATGAATGATCATTTTCAATCTATAGAGAAAATAGTTAAAGAATCCATATTGATTTTATATAAAATAGAATCTTGTCCTAAATTGGATTTTCAATATACTAAAAAAGAATATCCAGGAGATATTACTTTGATTTTATTTCCTTTATCTAAAAAATTCAAAAAGCCTGTAGAAAAAATAGGAAAGGATATAGGAGATTATGTTCAAAATCAATTAAAAGGATTGATTCAATTTTCTATTATTAGAGGATTTTTAAATTTTATTTTCAAAAATGATTATTATATTCATATTTTGAAAGAAATGTTAAATACAAATTTTTTTGAATTAAAATATCCTTCTAAAAAAATAATGATAGAATATTCTTCTCCTAATACTAATAAACCTCTTCATTTAGGACATATTAGAAATAGTCTTATTGGAGCATCTATCGCTGAAATATTAAAAACAGTTGGTCATGAAATAATAAAAATTCAAATTATTAATGATAGAGGAATACATATATGTAAATCTATGATAGCATGGAAAATGTTTGGAAAAGGAGAAACCCCTGATAGTGTTAAAATAAAAGGAGATCATTTCGTAGGAAAATATTATAGTTTGTTTAATAAAATTTATCATAAAGAAATTCAAGAATTATCTAATAGAAAATCTACTCAGTCTTCAATTCTAAATCAGGCTAGAGAATTGCTTAAAAAATGGGAATTAGGAGATCCTGTTATTCGAAATACTTGGAAAAAGATGAATCAATGGGTCTATAATGGTTTTGAAAAAACCTATAAAAAATTGGGTATCACTTTTGATCAAACAGAGTATGAAAGTAATATTTATGAAATTGGAAAAAAAATTGTAAAAAAAGGTCTTAAAGAAGGTGTTTTTTTTCAAAAAAAAGATGGATCAATTTGGATTGATTTAATCAAAGAAGGTTTTGATCAAAAACTTTTATTGCGATCTGATCAAACTTCCGTATATATAACTCAGGACATTGGAACAGCTATAGAACGTTTTAAAAAATACAATGTAGATCAAATCATCTATATAGTAGGAAAAGAACAAGATTATCATTTTCAAGTTCTTTTTAATGTATTAAAACGTTTAGGATATATATGGGTAAATAAATTGTCACACTTATCATATGAAATGGTATATTTACCAAGTGGTAGAATGAAATCTAGAGAAGGAAATATTATAGATGCCGACAGTATTATTTTAGAAATGTCTTCTATTGCAAAAAAGAATTTTCTAAAAAAATATCCTAAAGAAAAAAAAGAAGAACAAGAAAAATATGCTGAAATAATAGGATTAGGGGCTTTGAAATATTATTTTCTTAAAATAGATCCAAGAAAGAAAATAATTTTTCATCCTGAAAAATCTATAGATTTTAAAGGAAAAACAGGAACATATATTCAGTACACTTATTCTAGAATTCGTTCTTTAGAACGAAATTTTTTCAATTTTCGTTTATTACTTAATTATTATTGGTCAAATATCAAATTTGATGTACATGAGAAAAACATGATAAAAATTCTTCAAAAATATCCATTGATTCTAAAAAAATCAGCAATTTATTTAAATCCTTCTTTAATTGCAAATTATATTTATGAAGTATCTAAAACTTTCAACCATCTTTATCAAAATAAAAAATTAATAGATCCTTTAAACGTGATTCATAGCAACATTTGCATGAATATTATTCATATAACAGGAAATATTTTAAAATCTGGTATGAATTTATTAGGTATTAAAATGCTTGATCGTATGTAA
- a CDS encoding TPM domain-containing protein, with the protein MKKIIRSILIILIFFCTICSNLVRGQMYVPKAPKKIYPIQDYAGVLSKKQIEKLNIKLISYSKRTSTEILVPIIQSLHGEDPNLFASQWGEKWKIGKFHKNNGIVILLSIYDRKVSIQNGYGIEPYLTDFLTMKIIKKMKPILKNNLYYQAIDYGTQEIFQILKKKYQKKQSNKVFSAWSLLTNISLFLIMFFLFYFFFMKKTTDASLCTLFLTNFLFRNQNYRHDHDDNFDGFGEGGNFGGGGSSSSW; encoded by the coding sequence ATGAAAAAAATTATTCGATCTATTTTAATTATTTTGATTTTTTTTTGTACAATTTGTTCAAATTTGGTACGGGGACAAATGTATGTCCCTAAAGCTCCAAAAAAAATATATCCTATACAGGATTATGCAGGAGTTTTATCTAAAAAACAAATAGAAAAATTAAATATAAAGCTTATTTCTTATTCTAAAAGAACATCAACAGAAATTTTAGTTCCTATTATTCAGAGTCTTCATGGTGAAGATCCAAATTTATTTGCTTCTCAATGGGGAGAAAAATGGAAAATTGGAAAATTTCATAAAAATAATGGCATAGTCATATTGTTATCCATTTATGATAGAAAAGTATCTATCCAAAACGGATATGGGATAGAACCTTATCTCACCGATTTTTTAACTATGAAGATTATAAAAAAAATGAAACCTATATTAAAAAATAATCTTTATTATCAAGCTATAGATTATGGGACTCAAGAAATATTTCAAATTTTAAAGAAAAAATATCAAAAAAAACAGAGTAATAAAGTTTTTTCTGCATGGAGTTTATTAACTAATATTAGTCTTTTTTTGATTATGTTTTTTTTATTTTATTTCTTTTTTATGAAAAAAACAACAGATGCTTCATTATGCACGTTATTTTTAACAAATTTTTTATTCAGAAATCAAAATTATCGTCATGACCATGATGATAATTTTGACGGATTTGGAGAAGGTGGAAATTTTGGAGGAGGAGGTAGTAGTAGTAGTTGGTAA
- the ffh gene encoding signal recognition particle protein encodes MFEHLQNKFSKALHILKGHNTITETNIASSLKEIGRALIDADVNYKIVRSFIRKIQEKSIGKKVLISLNPKQLITKIVYDELVSLMGEKSVEINLSKKNPSIILICGLQGSGKTSFSSKLAFFLKKKNKSPLLVAADIYRPAAIDQLQLIAKQANIPVFSKEKSKNVIDIVDQSILYALKKKRNVIIIDTAGRLAIDEIMMEEIKKINQHSQPDEVLFVVDAMTGQDAINTAQSFSKVLNFNGIVITKLDGDSRGGVAITMSSAVKKPIKFISNGEKIEDLEVFHPDRIANRILGMGDIVSLVEKVQEQFDEKRTKKIYQKINKNRFSFNDLLEQIQQIKKIGNIKNIISMIPGIDRFFSFYGNEKNSFKKIESIIYSMTPYERNHPKILTDVRRKKRISKGSGITLSDIDLFIKQFYDMNKIMKKIHDHSGKKIVKDFIYQMINNKENNV; translated from the coding sequence ATGTTTGAACATTTACAAAATAAATTTTCTAAGGCTCTTCATATTTTGAAGGGGCACAATACAATTACAGAAACTAATATAGCATCTTCTTTAAAAGAAATTGGACGAGCATTAATTGATGCGGATGTGAATTATAAAATAGTTAGAAGTTTTATTAGAAAAATTCAAGAAAAATCTATAGGAAAAAAAGTCCTTATTTCTTTAAATCCAAAACAATTAATTACAAAAATAGTATATGACGAATTAGTTTCTCTTATGGGGGAAAAAAGTGTAGAAATAAATCTTTCTAAAAAAAATCCTTCTATTATCTTAATTTGTGGATTACAAGGAAGTGGAAAAACTTCTTTTTCCTCTAAACTTGCTTTTTTTTTAAAAAAAAAAAATAAATCTCCTTTACTGGTCGCTGCAGATATTTATCGTCCTGCAGCTATAGATCAACTACAATTGATTGCGAAACAAGCAAATATTCCTGTTTTTTCTAAAGAAAAAAGTAAAAATGTTATAGATATTGTGGATCAATCTATTCTTTATGCTTTAAAAAAGAAGAGAAACGTAATTATCATTGATACAGCTGGTAGATTAGCAATAGATGAAATCATGATGGAAGAAATAAAAAAAATTAATCAACATTCTCAACCAGATGAGGTTTTATTTGTTGTAGACGCTATGACAGGACAGGATGCTATAAACACAGCCCAATCTTTTTCAAAAGTATTGAATTTTAATGGAATTGTCATCACAAAATTAGATGGAGATAGTAGAGGAGGTGTTGCTATAACTATGTCTAGTGCAGTGAAAAAACCTATAAAATTTATTAGTAATGGAGAAAAAATAGAAGATTTAGAAGTTTTTCATCCAGACAGAATAGCGAATAGAATATTAGGTATGGGTGATATCGTTTCTTTAGTTGAAAAAGTACAAGAACAATTTGATGAAAAAAGAACTAAAAAAATTTATCAAAAAATTAACAAAAATCGTTTTAGTTTTAATGATTTATTAGAACAAATTCAACAAATTAAAAAAATAGGGAATATAAAAAATATTATTTCAATGATTCCTGGAATTGATAGGTTTTTTTCTTTTTATGGAAATGAAAAAAATTCTTTTAAAAAAATAGAATCTATTATTTATTCTATGACTCCTTATGAAAGAAATCATCCTAAGATTCTTACTGATGTGAGAAGAAAAAAAAGAATATCTAAAGGATCTGGTATTACATTGAGTGATATAGATCTTTTCATAAAACAATTTTATGATATGAACAAAATCATGAAGAAAATTCATGATCATTCAGGGAAAAAAATTGTAAAAGATTTTATATATCAAATGATTAATAATAAAGAAAATAATGTATAA